In one Caballeronia sp. M1242 genomic region, the following are encoded:
- a CDS encoding branched-chain amino acid ABC transporter substrate-binding protein yields the protein MRIRTSVKPLAWLVACASAAFAAAPMTAAAEDVTVKIGFAAPLTGANAGYGKDLQNGVQLALDEANAKKISIGGKTAKFEIQAEDDQADPRVGVQAAQKLVDDGVSVVVGHFNSGTTLPASPIYNNAGIPMIDPAATNPTITTRGLENVFTVISSDAQNAGNAGAYAVTTTKAKRIAIIDDRTAFGQGEADEFEKAVKAKGGNIVGREFSDNQTVDFSAQLTRIKALNADLIFFGGLDRQAAAVVKRMKQLGVNAQFVGGGGVMDADFLKLAGDAAEGAQAWEYGSPLDKLPQGKAFSDKFQKRFGVAILSYAPFGYDAAWAAINAMQKASSADPKVYRPVLKKISFEGITGPIAFDDNGALKNASSTLYQVKNGQWETVVTKHGM from the coding sequence ATGCGTATCCGTACGAGCGTCAAACCCTTGGCATGGCTGGTGGCGTGCGCGAGCGCCGCATTCGCCGCCGCGCCCATGACCGCCGCCGCCGAAGACGTCACGGTTAAGATCGGCTTCGCCGCGCCGCTCACGGGCGCGAACGCGGGCTACGGGAAGGATCTCCAGAACGGCGTGCAGCTCGCGCTCGACGAGGCGAACGCCAAGAAGATCAGCATCGGCGGCAAGACGGCGAAGTTCGAGATTCAGGCGGAAGACGATCAGGCGGACCCGCGCGTCGGCGTGCAGGCGGCGCAGAAGCTCGTCGATGACGGCGTGTCGGTGGTCGTCGGTCATTTCAATTCCGGCACGACGCTGCCCGCTTCGCCCATCTACAACAACGCCGGCATTCCGATGATCGATCCGGCCGCGACGAATCCGACGATCACCACGCGCGGCCTCGAGAACGTGTTCACGGTGATTTCCAGCGACGCCCAGAACGCGGGCAATGCCGGCGCGTACGCGGTCACGACGACGAAAGCGAAGCGCATCGCGATCATCGACGACCGCACGGCCTTCGGTCAGGGCGAAGCCGACGAGTTCGAGAAAGCGGTGAAGGCGAAAGGCGGCAATATCGTCGGCCGCGAATTCAGCGACAACCAGACCGTCGATTTCAGCGCGCAACTCACGCGCATCAAGGCCCTGAACGCGGACCTGATTTTCTTCGGCGGACTGGACCGACAAGCGGCGGCGGTCGTCAAGCGCATGAAGCAGCTCGGCGTCAACGCACAGTTCGTAGGCGGCGGCGGCGTGATGGACGCCGATTTCCTGAAGCTCGCGGGCGACGCCGCCGAAGGCGCGCAGGCGTGGGAATACGGCAGCCCGCTCGACAAGCTGCCGCAAGGCAAGGCGTTCAGCGACAAGTTCCAGAAGCGCTTCGGCGTCGCGATTCTGTCGTACGCGCCGTTCGGCTACGACGCGGCGTGGGCGGCGATCAACGCGATGCAGAAGGCGAGTTCCGCCGATCCGAAGGTGTATCGCCCCGTGCTTAAGAAGATTTCGTTCGAGGGCATCACGGGTCCGATTGCTTTCGACGATAACGGCGCGCTGAAGAACGCGTCATCGACGCTGTATCAGGTGAAGAACGGGCAATGGGAAACCGTCGTCACCAAGCACGGCATGTAG
- a CDS encoding MarR family winged helix-turn-helix transcriptional regulator produces MSTHSSPLDCNCFAIRQAARYVSQLYERHMGEVGLTSAQFTLLASIARKPGVQMVELADAMVMDRTTLVRALKPLQRDGMVQADQQSPNSRAVGLTLTAAGKALLAQGVEKWRTAQAEFEQKYGEKRAKSLRQMLFEITAMD; encoded by the coding sequence ATGTCAACGCACTCATCTCCTCTCGACTGCAACTGCTTCGCCATCCGGCAGGCCGCGCGATATGTATCGCAACTCTACGAGCGGCACATGGGCGAAGTCGGCCTGACTTCGGCGCAATTCACGCTGCTCGCGTCGATTGCGCGCAAGCCCGGCGTGCAGATGGTCGAGCTCGCGGACGCCATGGTCATGGACCGCACGACGCTCGTGCGCGCGCTCAAGCCGCTTCAGCGCGACGGCATGGTGCAGGCGGATCAGCAGTCGCCGAATTCGCGCGCGGTCGGTCTCACGTTGACGGCCGCAGGTAAGGCGCTGCTCGCGCAGGGCGTCGAGAAGTGGCGGACGGCGCAGGCCGAATTCGAGCAGAAATACGGCGAGAAGCGCGCGAAGTCGTTGCGTCAGATGCTGTTTGAGATCACCGCAATGGATTGA
- a CDS encoding SDR family oxidoreductase: protein MQIKGKVVLVTGANRGLGKQFAKSLLQAGAAKVYAAARDPGSVDIEGVEAIRLDVTKPADIAEAAAKYTDVQIVINNAGALARGALVDPASTQGMRDLFEVNVIGPLAVTQAFAPTLKKNGGGAVINVLSVLSWVALPDAGAYSASKSAAWAVTNALRGELRGQGTLVVGVHPGYIDTDMVAEVDAPKTSPASVVEQVLAAVERDEEEVLVDDTGRGVKQSLSTAKPIYITGIPG from the coding sequence ATGCAGATCAAGGGAAAGGTCGTACTCGTCACCGGCGCGAACCGCGGTCTCGGCAAGCAGTTCGCGAAGTCGCTGTTGCAGGCGGGCGCCGCCAAGGTTTATGCGGCGGCGCGCGATCCGGGCAGCGTGGATATCGAAGGCGTCGAAGCCATCCGCCTCGACGTCACGAAGCCTGCCGACATCGCCGAAGCCGCGGCCAAGTACACGGACGTGCAGATCGTCATCAACAACGCGGGGGCGTTGGCGCGCGGCGCGCTGGTCGATCCTGCATCGACGCAAGGTATGCGCGATCTTTTCGAAGTCAATGTGATCGGTCCGCTCGCCGTGACGCAGGCGTTCGCGCCCACGCTCAAGAAGAACGGCGGCGGCGCGGTCATCAACGTACTGTCCGTGCTGAGCTGGGTCGCGCTGCCGGATGCGGGCGCGTACAGCGCGTCGAAGTCGGCGGCGTGGGCCGTGACCAACGCGCTGCGCGGCGAGCTGCGCGGACAGGGTACGCTCGTGGTCGGCGTGCATCCGGGCTACATCGACACCGACATGGTCGCCGAAGTCGACGCGCCGAAAACATCGCCCGCGAGCGTGGTCGAGCAAGTGCTCGCGGCTGTCGAGCGAGACGAAGAAGAAGTGCTCGTCGATGACACCGGCCGCGGCGTCAAGCAGTCGCTGTCGACCGCGAAGCCGATTTACATCACCGGCATTCCCGGTTAA